The Hyperolius riggenbachi isolate aHypRig1 chromosome 3, aHypRig1.pri, whole genome shotgun sequence genome window below encodes:
- the LOC137561847 gene encoding olfactory receptor 5B21-like — translation MDIGNNSQVTEFVFSGLTNDQNLIPFLFTFFLLVYMVTVLGNIGLMIVVHVSANLHTPMYFFLSHLSAVDLFYSSAVTPKMLSDLISLQKTISFIGCAVQFLFFAGLAGTEVLLLASMSYDRYTAVCYPLHYVTIMTTKKCFILVSLSFSFGFFQALVQTTCLFSLEYCESNLIDHFYCDVPPMLQLSCSETLLCNMLTVFFVGSYCFLSLSTILVTYTLIFSAVLHISSSEGRVKAFNTCSSHLMCSTVFYVSVFFTYLHSPSSVLKKQDKVASVFYTVVTPMLNPLFYSLRNQEVKRAIIQAIHIIL, via the coding sequence ATGGATATTGGAAATAATTCACAAGTGACGGAGTTCGTGTTTTCTGGACTGACCAATGACCAAAACCTTATCCCGTTTCTCTTCACTTTCTTCTTGCTTGTTTATATGGTGACTGTGCTTGGAAACATTGGCCTAATGATCGTTGTTCATGTTTCAGCCAACCTCCACACTCCCATgtacttcttcttgagccacctcTCTGCAGTGGACCTCTTCTACTCTTCAGCTGTAACTCCTAAGATGTTGTCTGACCTCATTTCTCTGCAAAAGACCATATCGTTTATTGGATGTGCTGTTCAGTTTCTGTTCTTTGCTGGCTTGGCTGGAACAGAGGTCCTCTTACTTGCGAGCATGTCCTATGACCGATACACTGCTGTCTGCTACCCTCTCCATTATGTCACCATAATGACCACAAAGAAATGCTTCATTCTGGTTAGTCTTTCATTTTCTTTTGGCTTCTTCCAGGCATTGGTGCAAACTACCTGTCTGTTCAGTCTGGAATACTGTGAATCAAATCTTATTGATCATTTCTATTGTGATGTCCCACCCATGCTCCAGTTGTCTTGCTCGGAGACCCTTCTTTGCAACATGTTGACTGTTTTCTTCGTAGGCTCCTATTGTTTTCTTTCATTATCAACAATTCTGGTGACGTACACGCTAATCTTTTCTGCTGTTTTGCATATAAGCTCTTCAGAGGGCCGAGTGAAAGCATTTAATACCTGTTCCTCCCATCTCATGTGTTCTACTGTCTTCTATGTGTCAGTTTTCTTTACTTACCTGCATTCTCCTTCCAGCGTCCTGAAGAAACAAGACAAGGTGGCCTCTGTCTTCTACACAGTGGTGACCCCAATGCTGAATCCTCTCTTCTATAGTCTGAGGAACCAAGAGGTGAAGAGGGCCATTATTCAAGCAATACACATTATTTTATAA